The Vicia villosa cultivar HV-30 ecotype Madison, WI linkage group LG1, Vvil1.0, whole genome shotgun sequence genome includes a region encoding these proteins:
- the LOC131617296 gene encoding aluminum-activated malate transporter 10-like, producing the protein MTNDKGVPKEVEWRIKVEDGPWKRAVVSCSMWTFITSFYFKLCNFFKKAWDIGVNDPRKFIHCLKVGIALTAVSLFYYLKPLYDGVGRNAMWAVMTVIVVFEYTAGATIYKSINRICGTTLAGLLALGVHWVASRAGDQWEPIIVGVSLFLLASAATFSRFIPTIKARFDYGAMIFILTFSLVSVSGYRIDELFNMAQQRISTIIIGTSLCIIVSTTVRPVWAGLELYVLITGNLDKLANSLQGCVAQYFEAQTATEESNKKMMGYKCVLNSKATEESLANLARWEPAHGRFNFRHPWKQYLKIGATMRRCASCVDALIGCIHSENKSSNDIRKIMSKTSMQVGDISANVLRELALTIKSMTKSNKLDILVIEMNSASQELQNLLKSYPNTQNKDDAKMDIPIMDIIQVVTMVSLLTEIVARVEDIVKCVEELSDLGKYKPAVTKCDKSKQHSTDSKISPEQENEEEEIVKTLQMV; encoded by the exons ATGACTAATGACAAGGGAGTGCCAAAAGAAGTTGAATGGAGGATCAAAGTTGAAGATGGTCCATGGAAAAGAGCTGTTGTTTCTTGCAGCATGTGGACATTTATAACAAGTTTTTATTTCAAGCTGTGCAATTTTTTTAAGAAAGCTTGGGATATTGGTGTGAATGATCCAAGGAAATTCATCCATTGTTTGAAAGTAGGAATAGCACTCACAGCTGTCTCACTTTTCTACTATCTAAAGCCTTTGTATGATGGAGTTGGGAGAAATGCTATGTGGGCCGTCATGACCGTGATCGTCGTCTTCGAGTACACGGCCG GTGCTACAATATATAAAAGTATCAACAGAATTTGTGGAACTACTCTTGCTGGGCTTCTAGCCCTTGGTGTACATTGGGTTGCTAGTAGAGCAGGAGATCAATGGGAACCTATAATTGTTGGAGTGTCACTCTTTCTATTAg CATCTGCAGCCACATTCTCAAGATTCATACCAACCATTAAAGCTCGTTTTGATTATGGTGCTATGATATTCATCTTAACTTTCAGTTTAGTTTCGGTATCTGGTTATCGAATTGACGAGCTGTTTAACATGGCACAACAAAGAATTTCGACTATTATAATCGGAACTTCGTTGTGCATAATCGTTAGCACGACTGTTCGGCCGGTTTGGGCTGGCCTCGAACTCTATGTTTTAATCACCGGAAACCTCGACAAACTCGCAAACTCCTTGCAAG GTTGTGTGGCTCAGTACTTTGAAGCCCAAACTGCAACTGAAGAGTCTAACAAAAAGATGATGGGTTACAAATGTGTGCTAAACTCCAAAGCAACAGAAGAATCATtg GCCAATTTGGCTAGATGGGAGCCTGCACATGGAAGATTCAATTTTCGTCATCCATGGAAACAATATCTTAAAATCGGAGCCACAATGCGTCGATGTGCTTCGTGCGTTGATGCTCTTATCGGATGCATACATTCAGAAAACAAG AGCTCAAACGACATAAGGAAGATTATGAGCAAAACTTCCATGCAAGTTGGTGACATCTCTGCAAATGTTTTGAGAGAGTTAGCACTGACAATAAAGAGTATGACAAAATCCAACAAACTTGATATTTTGGTGATAGAGATGAATAGTGCATCTCAAGAGCTACAAAATTTGTTAAAATCTTATCCAAACACACAAAATAAAGATGATGCAAAAATGGATATTCCAATAATGGATATTATTCAAGTGGTCACCATGGTTTCTTTGCTTACCGAAATCGTAGCACGCGTGGAAGACATTGTAAAATGTGTTGAAGAATTATCAGATTTAGGTAAATACAAACCAGCAGTGACCAAGTGTGACAAATCCAAACAACACTCTACAGATAGCAAGATCTCTCCGGAACAagaaaatgaagaggaagaaATAGTGAAAACACTTCAAATggtatga
- the LOC131655025 gene encoding uncharacterized protein LOC131655025: MATYNSQFQEETRKNNKNTTASIRNLEVQVGQIAQHLSLQAQSTLPSSTVINPKNQENVNVVTTRIKKRSESEKDDETDDNMVIEVDLEVRETEKTTKEVVTLVEPNEEKIKKEVKPMIKKFMKDVIAKKKPTGDEQKGVTEKCERISPERRIPIKKKDPGAVAIPCTINDINFPKVLIDSGASVSLMPLSIFKKLGIGTVRKKGTKLKFAEHTIKQAYGVAEDVLVEIDRFIFPVDFEIMDISEDEETPIILGRPFMLTSGCNIDIEIGALTLKYFDDKVTLKVSDIKKQSEGKEHQPTVDMNKLGEGMKSSTPSPEKVSATVSNKVSYEAFIPKFTPKVKARKGDKVGSDKKHKVSRNFKLHEFLVAERKGDKVWKRKYPP, translated from the exons ATGGCTACTTATAACTCTCAATTCCAGGAAGAGACAAGGAAAAACAACAAGAACACAACTGCGTCAATCAGAAATTTGGAggttcaagtgggtcagatagcacaacatctatCTCTACAGGCACAAAGTactcttccgagctcaactgtgataAACCCGAAAAATCAAGAGAATGTGAATGTTGTCACAACACGAATCAAGAAGAGATCGGAATCTGAAAAAGATGATGAAACAGATGACAATATGGTCATAGAGGTGGACTTGGAAGTGAGGGAAACTGAGAAAACAACCAAAGAAGTCGTGACACTAGTAGAGCcaaatgaagaaaaaattaaaaaagaggtTAAACCGATGATCaa AAAATTTATGAAAGACGTAATTGCAAAGAAGAAGCCAACGGGAGATGAACAAAAGGGAGTAACTGAAAAGTGCGAGAGAATCTCACCGGAAAGGAGAATCCCAATTAAGAAGAAAGATCCTGGAGCGGTTGCAATACCATGCACCATCAACGACATAAATTTTCCCAAGGTTTTGATCGATTCAGGTGCTAGTGTGAGTTTgatgcctttatccattttcaaaaagctggGTATTGGGACAGTAAGGAAAAAAGGAACAAAGCTGAAATTTGCGGAACACACCATCAAACAAGCGTACGGGGTGGCTGAAGACGTGTTGGTGGAAATTGACAGATTCATTTTTCCAGTGGATTTTGAGATCATGGATATttcggaagatgaagaaacaccTATCATTCTGGGTCGACCATTCATGCTTACTAGTGGATGCAACATTGACATTGAAATAGGTGCTCTGACCCTGAAATATTTTGATGATAAGGTAACCCTAAAAGTGTCTGACATCAAGAAACAGAGTGAAGGAAAGGAACATCAACCTACAGTTGACATGAACAAACTTGGAGAAGGGATGAAAAGTTCAACACCAAGTCCAGAAAAAGTTTCAGCCACAGTATCCAATAAGGTATCCTATGAAGCTTTTATTCCTAAGTTCACGCCCAAGGTGAAGGCTAGAAAGGGTGACAAGGTTGGAAGTGACAAAAAGCACAAAGTTTCCCGAAATTTTAAGCTTCATGAATTCTTGGTTGCTGAAAGGAAAGGAGACAAGGTGTGGAAGAGGAAGTACCCTCCCTAA